The proteins below are encoded in one region of Chroococcidiopsis sp. SAG 2025:
- a CDS encoding M36 family metallopeptidase, with amino-acid sequence MSNNAPSTEGALIDQALNFVTQTSAAFGFAPSDPVEFVPDPTIETTSADSLAIHLQQTYHGIPVFQMVRTVRFSSRREISEVVGNNVDLPNGINIAPQIDVNQAVTAAAQYVATSDEAEEMTDGWGQPMAPITVDLSDYVPQVLAAFPMPSQPTVLDKGPFANPISAHLVLFYQNPETRLGWYVLITLPGYQEQYEVIVSADRFEPEILYCQSLMHTAVEANVYTENPGRTPRKIVAFPRDLNDYPVPRPSSLPPQFPGRWCTNDNCVGNNTIAALWEEIFPEGEREIKKLQGQMQNGNVVFNPDEPTGDEQKILNIFYFCNYMHDFFYLLGFTEAVGNFQEMNYTGQGTASDPVDARAFRGPVRGTANMLTLQDGRKPIMNMGLVASTGRHTAFDADVVFHEFVHGVTNRLVGGRMNSPQGLQQPQSRGMGEGWSDYFALTIQNFGKSVEEEKVVTGDWVVDDSKGIRFYPYDSNFPHGFGNIGKDRYVQEHNIGEIWCATLMEMNRKIGQALGSQDRGHQIGWQIVVDGLKLSPSNPSFLDERDAILKALDDLHTVGRLNDADYTEVRRAVWTAFAKFGMGPNADCSGASLNGIVKDTNLPPGL; translated from the coding sequence GTGTCAAACAACGCCCCAAGTACAGAAGGAGCGCTGATTGACCAGGCGTTAAACTTTGTCACTCAGACCAGTGCTGCTTTCGGATTTGCTCCAAGCGATCCGGTAGAATTCGTTCCAGACCCCACGATCGAAACGACCAGTGCCGATAGTCTCGCCATTCACTTACAACAAACCTATCATGGTATCCCCGTCTTTCAAATGGTTCGTACCGTTCGCTTTTCTTCCAGGCGCGAGATTAGCGAAGTTGTTGGCAATAACGTAGATCTCCCAAATGGAATAAATATTGCACCGCAAATTGACGTTAACCAAGCCGTGACAGCCGCCGCCCAATATGTCGCCACGTCCGATGAAGCTGAGGAGATGACCGATGGCTGGGGACAACCAATGGCCCCAATTACTGTCGACCTGTCCGATTATGTTCCCCAAGTGCTAGCAGCTTTCCCCATGCCTAGTCAACCGACTGTCTTGGATAAAGGACCATTTGCTAACCCAATTTCTGCTCACCTCGTCCTCTTTTATCAAAATCCTGAGACGCGCCTGGGATGGTACGTGCTAATTACTCTGCCAGGTTATCAGGAGCAATATGAAGTCATTGTCTCAGCAGATCGTTTTGAGCCAGAGATTCTTTACTGCCAAAGCTTAATGCATACAGCGGTTGAGGCCAATGTTTACACAGAAAATCCGGGTAGAACTCCTCGGAAAATAGTTGCGTTTCCCAGAGATTTGAATGATTATCCTGTCCCAAGACCCTCTTCTCTGCCTCCTCAGTTTCCTGGTCGCTGGTGTACTAATGATAATTGTGTTGGCAATAATACTATCGCTGCTTTATGGGAGGAAATATTTCCAGAAGGGGAACGTGAAATTAAGAAACTTCAAGGGCAGATGCAAAATGGCAATGTCGTGTTCAATCCTGACGAGCCTACAGGGGATGAACAGAAGATCCTAAACATCTTCTACTTCTGTAACTACATGCACGATTTCTTCTACTTGTTAGGCTTTACTGAAGCGGTAGGCAACTTTCAAGAGATGAATTATACAGGGCAAGGAACTGCTAGCGATCCGGTGGATGCTCGCGCCTTTCGTGGTCCAGTTCGTGGAACAGCGAATATGTTAACCCTACAAGATGGGCGAAAGCCCATTATGAACATGGGGTTGGTGGCTTCTACCGGACGGCACACTGCTTTTGATGCGGATGTGGTCTTCCATGAATTTGTTCATGGTGTCACTAACCGCTTAGTCGGTGGTCGAATGAATAGTCCACAGGGACTCCAACAACCCCAAAGCCGAGGTATGGGCGAAGGATGGAGTGACTATTTTGCCCTCACGATTCAAAATTTTGGCAAGTCAGTTGAAGAAGAAAAAGTCGTCACGGGAGACTGGGTGGTCGACGATTCTAAAGGTATTCGTTTCTACCCTTACGATAGCAACTTCCCTCATGGCTTTGGCAACATTGGGAAGGATCGTTACGTCCAAGAACATAATATTGGTGAAATTTGGTGTGCCACCTTGATGGAGATGAACCGCAAGATTGGGCAGGCATTAGGGTCACAAGATCGCGGTCATCAGATTGGCTGGCAAATTGTCGTCGATGGGTTAAAATTGTCTCCCTCCAATCCCAGCTTCTTAGATGAACGTGACGCAATTCTCAAGGCACTCGATGACTTGCATACGGTGGGACGCTTAAATGATGCCGATTATACCGAAGTCAGAAGGGCAGTTTGGACAGCCTTCGCTAAGTTTGGTATGGGACCCAATGCCGATTGTTCTGGGGCTTCGCTCAATGGAATTGTTAAAGATACTAATCTGCCTCCAGGCTTATAG
- a CDS encoding IS1 family transposase — translation MILFCYASIKRLVRKTICFSKTEEMHDIVIGLFINRYEFGLPV, via the coding sequence ATAATACTCTTTTGTTACGCTTCCATAAAGCGATTAGTTCGCAAGACAATTTGCTTTTCTAAGACAGAGGAAATGCACGACATAGTTATAGGTTTATTCATCAACCGCTATGAGTTTGGTTTACCGGTTTGA
- a CDS encoding pyridoxal phosphate-dependent decarboxylase family protein — MNIPRHSQSQGFEKARQGIRVFSQTGEMPDFKGTGTRALEAWFLGPKAENVDELERFIVEAIRDQAFWRRNFHPGDPTHITEEMKRSPEYLEAMDCLKEGYQSLLAFLKKSVPFFSMRYQGHMNWDLTIPGILGYFAAMLYNPNNVAFEGSTATTILEILVGDDLCKMLGYTIPDEADIEKGAIRPWGHITCDGTVANIEAIWSARNLKFYPLALQAALKEDLALANAKEIAILLPSGESVPLIGLDTWSVLNLKADDILALPTRLTNEYQISRDTVTASLNKCSLQSLGIQEFSRRFLSQIDKSPVFFVPGTKHYSFPKAAALLGIGASNMIDVPVDTDARMSIAALRELLEKCLAEKRPVYTVIAVMGSTEESAIDPIHSVLELREEFRVRGLEFTVHGDAAWGGYHISVIRDDFDMPEPPGFVAPPPPAMPLKQYVVEQFEALGYADSITVDPHKSGYIPYPAGALCYRNSAMRDLVTFSAPVVFHGDTEPTVGIYGIEGSKPGAAAAAVYLSHRVIRPSKSGYGKIIGQALFSCKKLYARLLCMARPEDPFVVVPVPRLPAEAKGADIKQQIQFIRDRIVGKTNEEIINHTGAMALLAEIGPDENILAYAFNFKTASGTLNPDLAQANRLNKALYDRLSINPGHDIYGYDLIVSTTDLNATQYGDVFIQDYKRRLGVGESAGASVTVLRSVVMDPWVTETTKGSFLDVLEDEFRKAVTEALEEIAPTQTRGY, encoded by the coding sequence ATGAATATTCCCCGCCACTCTCAAAGTCAAGGCTTTGAAAAAGCCCGTCAAGGAATTCGCGTTTTTTCCCAAACAGGGGAGATGCCTGACTTTAAAGGGACAGGAACTCGTGCCCTTGAAGCTTGGTTTTTAGGCCCGAAAGCGGAAAATGTCGATGAATTAGAACGCTTTATTGTGGAAGCTATTCGAGATCAGGCATTCTGGAGAAGAAATTTTCATCCAGGAGATCCCACACACATCACTGAGGAGATGAAGCGATCACCCGAATATCTTGAAGCAATGGATTGCTTAAAAGAGGGATATCAGTCTTTGCTGGCATTTCTGAAGAAATCTGTCCCCTTCTTCAGTATGCGCTATCAAGGACACATGAACTGGGATTTAACCATTCCTGGTATTCTGGGCTACTTCGCCGCCATGCTCTACAACCCCAATAACGTCGCTTTTGAAGGATCAACGGCGACAACAATTCTGGAAATCCTGGTCGGCGACGATCTCTGTAAAATGCTCGGATACACCATTCCCGATGAAGCAGACATCGAAAAAGGAGCTATTCGACCCTGGGGACATATTACCTGTGATGGCACTGTTGCCAATATTGAGGCGATCTGGTCAGCAAGAAATCTCAAGTTCTATCCCTTGGCTTTACAAGCAGCGTTGAAAGAAGACCTCGCCCTAGCAAATGCCAAAGAGATAGCCATCCTGCTCCCATCTGGTGAATCAGTCCCTTTGATTGGATTAGACACTTGGTCAGTGCTCAACCTCAAAGCCGATGACATCCTCGCTTTGCCAACTCGACTAACCAACGAATACCAAATTTCACGAGATACTGTTACTGCCAGTCTCAATAAATGTTCTCTACAAAGTCTAGGGATCCAAGAATTTTCCCGCCGCTTTCTCAGCCAAATTGATAAGTCTCCTGTCTTCTTCGTTCCAGGGACGAAACATTACTCATTCCCCAAAGCGGCTGCTCTCCTCGGTATTGGTGCGTCCAATATGATTGATGTACCTGTAGATACAGATGCAAGAATGAGCATTGCCGCTCTGAGAGAGCTTTTGGAAAAATGTCTAGCAGAGAAAAGACCTGTTTATACAGTGATTGCTGTGATGGGCAGTACGGAAGAGAGTGCAATTGACCCGATTCACAGTGTCTTGGAGCTACGCGAGGAATTTCGGGTACGGGGCTTAGAATTTACTGTTCATGGGGATGCCGCTTGGGGCGGCTACCATATTTCCGTCATCCGGGATGATTTTGATATGCCTGAGCCGCCTGGTTTTGTCGCCCCGCCGCCTCCCGCCATGCCGTTGAAGCAATATGTAGTTGAGCAGTTCGAAGCGTTGGGCTATGCCGATTCGATTACAGTAGACCCGCATAAGTCCGGCTACATTCCCTATCCAGCAGGAGCACTCTGCTACCGCAATTCAGCGATGCGCGACCTTGTTACTTTTAGTGCTCCTGTCGTCTTTCACGGCGATACAGAACCGACAGTAGGAATCTATGGCATCGAAGGATCTAAACCCGGAGCCGCAGCTGCAGCGGTTTACCTAAGCCATCGAGTGATTCGACCCTCCAAGAGTGGTTATGGCAAAATCATCGGCCAAGCGCTCTTTAGTTGCAAGAAACTGTATGCACGACTGCTGTGTATGGCACGACCGGAAGATCCGTTTGTTGTCGTTCCCGTTCCTCGATTGCCTGCGGAAGCGAAAGGAGCTGATATCAAGCAACAGATTCAATTCATTCGGGACAGAATTGTTGGCAAGACCAATGAGGAGATTATTAATCACACTGGAGCAATGGCTTTACTTGCAGAAATTGGTCCAGATGAGAACATCTTAGCTTATGCGTTTAACTTCAAAACAGCATCAGGAACTCTTAATCCCGATTTAGCTCAAGCTAACCGTCTGAATAAAGCGCTCTATGACAGGCTGAGCATCAATCCAGGGCATGATATTTACGGCTACGATCTGATTGTGAGCACCACCGATTTAAACGCCACTCAATATGGAGATGTCTTCATCCAAGACTATAAGCGCCGTCTAGGGGTAGGAGAGTCAGCTGGAGCATCAGTGACGGTTCTGCGCTCTGTGGTGATGGACCCCTGGGTGACTGAAACCACAAAGGGTTCATTTCTCGATGTTTTGGAAGATGAATTTCGCAAAGCTGTGACTGAAGCCCTCGAAGAAATTGCACCGACACAAACCAGGGGATACTAA